From the Ctenopharyngodon idella isolate HZGC_01 chromosome 3, HZGC01, whole genome shotgun sequence genome, one window contains:
- the LOC127510122 gene encoding GTPase IMAP family member 8-like encodes MYSRDGRVSDVRIVLLGKNVSENSRVGNFLLGREAFDSEAHPGAVERVGGRLKDRHVTVINSPQLLQTHLSLHHIIQTVRECVYLSDPGPHVIVLLLKHEECSAEDQECVEKVLDSFSERAYQHTMVLTTQEPTETNDILQKIIQKCFSRHFSPQKSSSPDDLIQAFEDIVQMNDGRHLVCAVYEASQYFTMKQQATERQGVKLNLVVCGSDRTLKSSISELILQQTDRRSDVELHGLQISLVELPALFNTRLSEEEVMRQTLRFVSLCHPGVHVFLFVTLDAPLTDEDKAEMEEIQRIFSSSIKKHIMVLIMQNSEQTTAELNEETKSVIESFGGKHHFFGHTTQVSTLIENIEQMVEENMGGFFSTETFLEAQIKKMLKFEEMKKIHSLETHFLSQDCRQTGLCKYEKNHPTKTSISSFTGPKESQDDLRIVLLGKTGVGKSATGNTILGRDAFTAEESFQSVTSEIQRETAEINGRHVTVIDTPGLFDTKLSNEEIQREITNCISRFTPEEAKSVKMIQEMFGENSLMYTMVLFTRGDGLKNKTIEQCLGKPESPLMNLIEACGNRYHVFNNNHTGDRTQVSDLLEKIDNMMEANRGCFYSRKMFRQIEREKQEQQMKFLMERVEQLNTEREELLAKHEEEKERMKVMMEEERQNHDREIKRRKEEFKEREKQYKIEMRREREEWEKQKQREEKTRRDEEDEKRKEKRRNKEFGMNSIRDLNKGKRELKERKKIFNLNMKQKKTGSS; translated from the exons TTAGCGATGTGAGGATTGTTCTGCTGGGGAAGAACGTGTCAGAAAACAGCCGAGTGGGAAACTTCCTGTTGGGACGTGAAGCATTTGACAGTGAAGCTCATCCAGGTGCTGTAGAGAGAGTCGGAGGAAGATTGAAGGACAGACATGTGACCGTCATCAACAGTCCTCAGCTGCTCCAGACACATCTGTCACTCCATCACATCATACAGacagtgagagagtgtgtgtatctGTCTGATCCAGGACCTCATGTGATTGTTCTGCTCCTCAAACATGAGGagtgttcagcagaagatcAAGAGTGTGTGGAGAAGGTGCTGGACTCTTTCTCTGAGCGTGCTTATCAACACACCATGGTGCTCACCACACAAGAGCCCACTGAAACCAATGACATCCTACAGaaaatcattcagaaatgcTTCAGCAGACACTTCAGTCCTCAGAAAAGCAGCTCTCCTGATGATCTTATACAGGCGTTTGAGGACATTGTGCAAATGAATGATGGACGTCACCTGGTTTGTGCTGTATATGAAGCTTCACAGTATTTCACAATGAAGCAACAAGCCACAGAAAGAC AGGGTGTGAAGCTGAATCTGGTTGTCTGCGGGAGTGACAGGACATTAAAATCCTCCATATCAGAACTGATCCTgcagcagacagacagaagatcAGACGTGGAGCTTCATGGACTTCAGATCAGCCTGGTGGAGCTTCCAGCTCTGTTCAACACTCGGCTCTCAGAGGAGGAAGTGATGCGTCAGACTCTCCGCTTTGTGTCTCTCTGTCATCCTGGAGTTCATGTTTTCCTATTCGTTACTCTTGACGCTCCACTTACAGATGAAGACAAAGCAGAAATGGAGGAGATCCAGAGGATTTTCAGCTCAAGCATCAAGAAACACATCATGGTTCTTATAATGCAGAATTCAGAGCAAACGACAGCAGAACTaaatgaagaaacaaagtctgtCATTGAGAGTTTTGGAGGGAAACATCATTTCTTTGGTCACACCACACAAGTGTCCACATTGATAGAGAACATTGAGCAGATGGTCGAAGAAAACATGGGCGGGTTTTTCTCCACAGAGACATTTTTAGAGgcacagattaaaaaaatgctgaaatttGAAGAAATGAAGAAAATTCATTCACTAGAGACACATTTTCTGTCACAAG ACTGTAGACAAACAGGGTTAtgcaaatatgaaaaaaatcacCCTACAAAGACTAGCATTTCTTCTTTTACAGGTCCAAAAGAGAGCCAAGATGATCTGAGGATTGTGCTGCTGGGAAAAACTGGAGTTGGGAAGAGTGCAACAGGAAACACCATCTTAGGAAGAGATGCATTTACAGCAGAAGAATCTTTTCAATCAGTGACTAGTGAGATTCAGAGAGAAACAGCTGAAATCAACGGCCGACATGTTACGGTGATCGACACTCCAGGACTATTTGATACTAAACTTAGCAATGAGGAGATCCAGAGAGAAATCACCAATTGTATCTCCAGATTCACTCCAGAAGAAGCAAAATCAGTGAAGATGATCCAAGAGATGTTTGGTGAAAACTCTTTAATGTACACAATGGTGCTCTTCACCAGAGGAGATGGTCTGAAGAACAAAACCATTGAACAGTGTTTGGGAAAACCTGAATCTCCTTTGATGAACCTGATTGAAGCATGTGGAAACAGATACCATGTGTTCAATAATAATCATACTGGAGACCGAACACAGGTGTCTGATCTACTGGAGAAGATAGACAACATGATGGAAGCAAACAGAGGGTGTTTCTACTCACGTAAGATGTTCAGACAGattgaaagagaaaaacaagaacaacaaaTGAAGTTCCTGATGGAGAGAGTGGAGCAACTGAACACAGAAAGAGAAGAACTCTTGGCCAAACatgaagaagagaaagaaagaatgaaagttATGATGGAGGAAGAAAGACAGAACCATGACAGAGagataaaaagaagaaaagaagaatttaaagagagagaaaaacaatataaaatagaGATGAGAAGAGAGCGAGAGGAATGGGAGAAACAGAAACAAAGAGAGGAAAAGACAAGAAGAGATGAAGAAgatgagaaaagaaaagaaaagagaaggaACAAAGAGTTTGGGATGAATTCAATCAGAGACTTAAacaagggaaagagagaattaaaagaaagaaagaagatcTTCAATCTAAACATGAAgcagaagaaaacaggaagctCCTAA
- the LOC127509717 gene encoding interferon-induced very large GTPase 1-like: MREIGQIYESCSSVKKNKKDLQVHFSSLPSLAAEMMISGFPLELMDGDAAHVPVIWISAVLDELIQKLGDQRVFVLSVLGIQSTGKSTMLNAMFGLQFAVSAGRCTRGAFMQLVKVSDEMRTQMNFDYILVVDTEGLRALELSVRSTRHHNTELATFVVGLGNLTLINISGENPSEMQDILQIVVQTFLRMKKVRLNPSCVFVHQNVSDITAGEKNME; this comes from the coding sequence ATGAGGGAGATCGGTCAGATCTATGAATCATGTTCATCTGTGAAGAAGAACAAGAAAGACCTGCAGGTTCACTTCTCTTCTCTCCCGAGTCTTGCAGCAGAGATGATGATCTCTGGATTTCCACTGGAGCTGATGGATGGAGATGCTGCTCATGTTCCTGTGATCTGGATCTCTGCTGTTCTAGATGAACTCATCCAGAAACTGGGAGACCAGAGAGTCTTTGTGCTGTCAGTTTTAGGGATTCAGAGCACTGGGAAATCCACCATGCTGAATGCCATGTTTGGACTCCAGTTTGCCGTCAGTGCTGGCAGGTGCACCAGAGGAGCTTTCATGCAGCTGGTCAAAGTGTCAGATGAGATGAGAACACAGATGAACTTTGACTATATTCTGGTTGTTGATACTGAAGGTCTTCGTGCTCTAGAACTGTCTGTAAGATCAACAAGACATCATAACACTGAACTGGCCACATTTGTTGTTGGTCTTGGAAATCTGACTTTGATCAACATATCTGGAGAAAACCCATCTGAGATGCAGGACATTCTTCAGATTGTTGTTCAGACCTTCCTGAGGATGAAGAAGGTCAGACTGAATcccagctgtgtgtttgtgcatcagAATGTCTCAGACATCACAGCTGGAGAGAAAAACATGGAGTGA